The Toxorhynchites rutilus septentrionalis strain SRP chromosome 3, ASM2978413v1, whole genome shotgun sequence genome includes a region encoding these proteins:
- the LOC129779075 gene encoding endocuticle structural glycoprotein SgAbd-3-like gives MFKGLLLLCVLLVASAQKKSAPSFKDIPIVSHENVLEVDGKFRYSYEGGDGTRAAQDGQQIVVNNNAGTASQGQFTYQGDDGKTYSVSYTADENGYRPSAEHLPTPPPVPAPIARALAFLATLPPQKENNRKF, from the exons ATGTTCAAAGGACTGCTTTTGTTGTGTGTTTTGTTAGTTGCAAGTGCCCAGAAGAAGTCCGCACCAAGTTTCAAGGATATTCCAATAGTGTCCCATGAGAATGTACTGGAAGTGGATGGAAAATTTAGATACAGCTACGAAGGTGGTGATGGAACGCGCGCTGCCCAGGATGGGCAGCAAATTGTTGTGAATAATAACGCTGGTACTGCATCTCAAGGGCAGTTTACCTATCAG GGCGATGATGGGAAAACGTACAGCGTGTCTTACACCGCCGACGAGAATGGTTACCGACCTTCAGCAGAACACCTTCCAACACCGCCTCCCGTTCCAGCGCCGATAGCGAGGGCATTGGCATTTCTTGCGACTTTGCCACCACAGAAGGAAAATAATAGGAAATTTTAG